The nucleotide sequence TTGCCCCCCAGTCCAGCCATGTGGTTGCCCCCCAGCCACGTGAGTCCCCAGCCATACCCCCGCTTTGGGCTACATCCCCTGCAGCCACATCCATCCCACCCCTGCTGTAGCCCACCAGACGTGCCCCCACAaacccctccccttcctttgaGCCATACCCCCCCTTTGTCTCCTGCCCCCCTCCCGCTGCTGTCCCACCTCCAGCCATGTGGTACCCCCCAGCCATGTGTGTCCCTAGCCGTGACCCCCCTTCGGGCTGTGCCCCCCCTTCTGCCCCCAGCCACGTCCCTGCTGTACCCCCCAGCCATGTGTGTCCCTAGTCGTGACCCCCCTTCGGGCTGCGCCCCCCCTTCTGCCCCCAGCCACGTCCCTGCTGTACCCCCCAGCCATGCCCCCACTCTGGGCCATGTATTCCCCCGCCTGGGCCGTACCCCTCAGGCCATGCCCCCCCTCCTTGGGCCATGCCCCCCAGCTCCGTGTCCCGCCCCGGCCGCGCCCCGCCCCCGCTTCTCCCCTGTTATTTTTCGAATATAAATAGGGGCGGCGGCAACGCGCGCCCGGCCgggccccccccaccccgccccgAGGAAAAGCGGGCGCCGGCTACCGGGCACGGCCCGCCAGGGGAAGCACGTAAAGCTTTCCTATCGATATTAATTAACCCGGGTTTAATTGGATTCCCCGCCCCCCCCTCCGAGTTACACCCCAATCCTCTTCCACCTTCCCCGCGATGGCAGCGCGGGGCGGCCCCGGGTCCCGCGGGCCGGCGGTTGTGGCACCGATCGCCGTGTCGCCAACAACCATGTCGCCGGTCAGCACCTTAGCGCTGGGCATGGACAagctggtggggctgggcaggtGAGTGGCACCTGGGGTAGGGGGACTCCGGGGGGGGAGTGTTTGTCCCCACGCGTGGGTGCAGTTGTGTTCCCTCCCTTACGCCTCCCCGCGCTGCCCCGTGGCGGtatgggggggttggggagggtGGTCGTGGGGTGATAGGACGCTGCCCCGTGGCAGGGGTGTCCCCCAAGGGCTGACACCCCCCATCCCTCCCATTCCTTGCAGCAACGGGGACACGCCGAAGCGGCGGGTGGCGGGACTGTCCCTGCAGGGCCGGTGGGCTGGCAGGGACATGgctcccagcttggttgccccgGGCTCTTCCCGGGACTCCGTGTCCTCCGAGTCCTCCGATGCGGGTGAGTGATGGGTGCTACCCCCAGCCCCAAACCCCCGGGGCTGGGGCTGCGAGGTGGGCTTCTAGCAGTGGGATATcgcgggggggcggggggggaggagggggttcCTGCAtgtggggagggggatgggggAGTTGCGGAGGGGGTTCTTGGGGTGTACATGGGGAGCCCCCGCGAGCGCGTCCCACCGGGCGTTTAGCCCCGCgcatgctgcaggctgggaatCGAAACTGCGATTCTCCCTCAGACTGGGGCTCCAGAATGGGACTTTCCTTCAAACTGGGACTCCAAACTGGGGTTTTCTTTCAAACTGGGATTCCAAATTGGGATTTCCTTCAAACTGGGACTACAGGATGGGACTTCAAACTGGGACTTCCTTCAAACGGGGACTTCCTCCTTGGCTgttctggctgcagctccttcccttcGGTGTCCTTCCCCCCGGTCTTGTTCTCCGGGGGCTCAGACATGAACCACGCCGGTGCGGTTCCTGGTCAGGGTGACATGGGACGTCCTGGGTGGTCCCGAGGGCAGTGCCACCCCCTttgctgtgccatgggaggAGTGGGTGAGGGTCCCTCCCCATAAGCAGCCAGTGGGTGCCAATGGCCAGGGGACCCTCCCCAGTGCAGCCCAGCTGGGATGTGAGGGGGGACATATCCTGCAAAGAACCCTCTAGGATCGAATCCTGGGGGCAGGACATAGCTGGGTTCCCAGTGGGGCCCAAACCTCCCCCCCACCGGTGCTACCCCTGCCCCTTGttcctgcaggagtggggctggactctcCCACGCAGGAGGACCCCGTGGCGCTGGAGGAAGTGTGAGTGTCCCTTGTCCTCCGTGTCACATCCACCTCCCCTCGCCCCCCTGGCTGCTTCCCTTGTCCCATGCCTTCCCCAGCCCCGGGTGCTGTCCCTCTTCGCCTTTACCTCCACCCTCCGCTCCTGGGGCTGCCCGCCTTGTTCTGTACAGGGGCTGAGgggtgctgtgccagctgccctccaacccccacctcatgcCGATGGCTTTTGTCACCCTGTCCCCAGCCGTTGGCAGAACAGATGTGCTGGTGAATGAGTAACTGGGGGGCagatggtggtgctggggcagctgtgggggtGTGCTCAGCTATGGGGGCACGCCAGCCCCCGTCCCACCACCACCGGCGTGGCCAGATGGCGGTCGGGCAGCGTCCCAGTGTCCCCAGCACGCCCAGCATCCCGCGGCGGAGGGGGAGGTGGCATTTACATACAGGTGGAGAGCGGCAGCCGCTgccagccgccgccgccgcctttTGTCTGGGCCAGAAGAGAGGTCAGCAGGGGGCCCTGGACCACCCGGGCAGTGctgcttccaaccccctccGCCCCGGGTTGGGGTTCCCCCAGTCCGAAACCAGTggtgtccagatgggttttaaCCCTTTGTGGGGCTGGAATGCCTCCCACCTCATCACCAGGGCTTCTGGGCTGCTCCTGGGGTGCtgcccttccccccttcctaaTCTCATTTTTCATCTCCTGGCAGTTTCGAGAAAGCAGTGCAGGAAACTGGGAGAGTTCTCAAAGAGTGAGTGAAGGAGCTGGCCCTGCCCCCAGACCCTAAAGCCAGGCTGTGTGACCAGGCTGTCCCTGTTCCCAGACCTGAAACCCAAACTGTCCTCATGCCCAGGCTGTCTCTGTCTCCAAACCCAAAAGctaggctgtccctgtccccaaaACCAAGGCTTTCCCTGTGCCCTTACTGCCCCCATCCTCAGACTCAAAAGCCAGGCTGTTCCTGTCTCTAAACCCAAAATCAGGGTTGTCCCTGTGCCCTGACTGTCCCCAGACCCAAAagccaggctgtccctgtccccagacctgaaagccaggctgtcctcatgcccaggctgtccctgtccccagagcCAGACTGTCCCTGTGTCCTCCTCAGGCTTGGGTCTCAGCCGGGAGTGTTGCTCAGTGTCTGGAGCTTTTGCTGCCCCAGGGTCCTTTGgagagctgtgccagctctggggaggtctTGCCCCACTGTGGGGACCTGGGAAGGCTCATGCCAGCCTTGTGTTGGGGGTGACACCACCAGTCCAGGCCACCTTCTCTCATGccatccttttctttccctgcttcttGCAGCAACAAGCTCCTTATCCGGAGGATCCAGTCACTGCCGGTGAGTCCTGGGGGCTCTGcggggctgagctggggcagggagtgATGGatctgggggagctggggaggcagAGTGGCTGTGCAGCCCTTTCACCCCTACAACCTGCCCCACAGCCATGGCTCCTGggggccagcccagccctgaagaACATCTCCCATTCCCGGGAGTTCAACggctgtgagaagagaggcCGGAGGGAGCCTGAGGACACGGTAAggggggcagcaaggctggggggaagctgaggaaggggcaGGGGGTGCTAACactgtgccccctccctgcaggagggCTTTGTCTTCAAGAAGCCCCAGAGGCCAGGTCAGCGTGGCCGGCTGGCCACCAGTGATGGGAGTGTGGGGAAGGATCGCTTTGCCCAGAGACTTGGctctgcacctgacctgctggtgagaggggctggagagggctttTGGGGGGTGGTCCAGGGCTGGGGGTACTGCTGCATGGGCTGTTAAGctgggccctgctgctgcagcctctttgTTTGCCCTGGTGAACTGTCAttgcaggagctgaagggaCTGGGGGTCACGAGGATTGGAGAGGACCCTCTGCCCccacacagggctggagcagggctgtccCCACTGCTGAGATGTGTGTTGTGTCCTCCCCAGTTTGACACCCCCGAGAAGGAAAATGTCCCCAAAGGTGAGAGCCCCATCGTCCTCCGCCGGTGCTCCTTGACCTCCTCCATGTCTGAGGAGGAAGATGATGGCTTCATGGAGATCCTGGATGAGGACGAGATGAAGGTAGGGGTTGGGATGGGCCCTGGGCATGAACTCCATCCCTGACCAGGGtggggtgagaagcagctgggtGGGACTCATCcatcctctcctttccctgtgGTCCCTGGCAGAGCGATGGTGATGTGCCACAGGGGATGGAGAACCTGCTGACTGCGCCACtggtgaggaaggaggaggcagagctggtaTGTGGGAGCTTGGAGGGCTTCATAGAGCCCCCCTGAGACATCCAAGGTGGGGTCTGGCATCAGGGTTCTATGGTAAAGTAGTTGGTTGGTGAGAAGAACCAGCCtggggccctgggcaacctgatctagttgaggatgtcctagtgactgcagggagggcagactggatgacctttggaggtcccttccggccTGGAacattctatggctctatgactctgtgattctatgactctctgattctttgattctatgactctgattctctgattctttgattctatgactctatgattctctgattctttgattctatgactctctgattctctggttctgtgattctatgattctatgactctctgattctctggttctttgattctatgactctgattctctgattctttgattctatgactctctgattctctggttctttgattctatgactctgattctctgattctttgattctatgactctctgattctctggttctttaattctatgactt is from Indicator indicator isolate 239-I01 chromosome 23, UM_Iind_1.1, whole genome shotgun sequence and encodes:
- the CDC25B gene encoding M-phase inducer phosphatase 2, yielding MAARGGPGSRGPAVVAPIAVSPTTMSPVSTLALGMDKLVGLGSNGDTPKRRVAGLSLQGRWAGRDMAPSLVAPGSSRDSVSSESSDAGVGLDSPTQEDPVALEEVFEKAVQETGRVLKDNKLLIRRIQSLPPWLLGASPALKNISHSREFNGCEKRGRREPEDTEGFVFKKPQRPGQRGRLATSDGSVGKDRFAQRLGSAPDLLFDTPEKENVPKGESPIVLRRCSLTSSMSEEEDDGFMEILDEDEMKSDGDVPQGMENLLTAPLVRKEEAELCVVRRGKCRQLFRSPSMPSSVIRPILKRIERPQDRDTPVKTKRRKSVAGTPGEEAAAEPQKARLLRSRSYCHEEIENLLAKDHRELIGDFSKAYVLQTVEGKHQDLKYISPEMMVAVLTGQFSSLIESCVIVDCRYPYEYEGGHIKGAVNLPLERDVEQFLLKKPIVPFDASKRVIVIFHCEFSLERGPRMCRFVREKDRACNEYPNLHYPELYVLKGGYREFFPQYQSHCEPQDYRPMHHKDFTEDLRKFRLKSRTWAGERSKREFYSRLKNF